One part of the Polycyclovorans algicola TG408 genome encodes these proteins:
- a CDS encoding formate dehydrogenase subunit gamma — MLEETYSGTPPRSGKRRDRVIAIQVAPGADLPPLEREAVHTAVREQGPKPGGLIEVLHAVQARLGCVPPRTVPLIAYGLNLTRAEVHGVISFYHDFREQPPGQRVVKLCRAEACQAVGARALETHLREQLGIDLHTTTPDGRVTLEPVYCLGNCALGPSVMIDGRLHGRVTPQGLERLLGQAP, encoded by the coding sequence ATGCTTGAGGAGACATATTCAGGGACTCCGCCGCGCAGCGGCAAGCGCCGTGACCGGGTGATTGCCATCCAGGTTGCGCCCGGCGCCGACCTGCCGCCCCTAGAACGCGAGGCCGTGCACACGGCAGTGCGTGAACAAGGCCCCAAGCCGGGCGGCCTGATCGAGGTGCTGCACGCGGTGCAGGCGCGGCTGGGCTGTGTGCCGCCACGCACCGTGCCGCTGATCGCCTACGGGCTGAACCTCACCCGCGCCGAAGTGCACGGCGTGATCAGTTTCTATCACGACTTCCGCGAGCAGCCGCCGGGGCAGCGGGTGGTCAAGCTCTGCCGCGCCGAGGCCTGTCAGGCGGTCGGCGCACGGGCTCTGGAAACCCACCTGCGCGAGCAACTCGGCATCGACCTGCACACGACCACCCCCGACGGCCGCGTCACCCTCGAACCCGTGTATTGCCTCGGCAACTGCGCGCTGGGACCATCGGTGATGATCGACGGGCGCCTGCACGGACGGGTCACGCCGCAAGGGCTGGAGCGGCTGCTGGGGCAAGCGCCATGA